Proteins encoded together in one Undibacterium sp. CCC3.4 window:
- a CDS encoding bile acid:sodium symporter family protein, producing MKRPRFLPDNMTLMLLTVVLIASVFPARGTLALRFDDLSTGMIGLLFFMHGAKLSREAVLAGATHWRLHLLVLAVTFALFPLLGLLLKPALLPLVTPDLYLGILFLCVLPSTVQSSIAFTSVARGNVPAAVCSASASNLLGIVLTPLLVSVVIKASGDSNSSLDAMLKIVYQLLLPFVAGQLARPYLQAWITRHIVVLKMVDQSSILLVVFVAFSAAVVQGLWQQIPTTMLLSLLLISSVLLAVIMGVTVLLSRRLGFSKEDEITIVFCASKKSLASGVPMAKVLFSSASVGMVLLPLMLFHQLQLMVCAVLAQRYATRNDKEA from the coding sequence ATGAAACGACCGCGCTTCCTTCCCGATAATATGACTTTGATGCTGCTGACGGTGGTGCTGATCGCCAGTGTCTTTCCAGCCCGCGGTACGCTGGCGCTGCGCTTTGATGATCTGTCGACCGGTATGATCGGTTTGCTGTTTTTTATGCATGGGGCGAAACTGTCACGCGAGGCAGTGTTGGCCGGCGCGACCCATTGGCGCTTGCATTTGTTGGTGCTGGCGGTGACGTTCGCACTGTTTCCCTTGCTCGGTTTGCTGCTTAAGCCGGCACTGTTGCCCTTGGTGACGCCGGACTTGTATCTCGGTATTTTGTTTTTATGTGTGCTGCCGTCGACCGTGCAGTCGTCGATTGCGTTTACCTCGGTAGCGCGCGGCAATGTGCCGGCGGCCGTCTGCAGTGCTTCGGCCAGTAATTTACTCGGCATCGTGCTCACGCCGCTGTTGGTCAGTGTCGTCATCAAAGCTTCCGGTGACAGTAATTCTTCGCTCGATGCCATGCTCAAGATTGTGTATCAGTTACTGCTGCCGTTTGTAGCCGGGCAGTTGGCGCGTCCGTATTTGCAAGCGTGGATTACGCGTCACATCGTGGTACTTAAAATGGTCGACCAGAGTTCGATTTTGCTGGTGGTGTTCGTGGCTTTCAGTGCGGCGGTGGTGCAGGGCTTGTGGCAGCAAATTCCGACGACGATGTTGTTGAGTCTGCTGCTCATCAGCAGTGTGTTGCTGGCCGTGATCATGGGTGTGACGGTGCTGCTCAGTCGTCGCCTCGGCTTTAGTAAGGAAGATGAGATCACCATCGTGTTTTGTGCTTCGAAAAAAAGTCTGGCCAGCGGGGTGCCGATGGCGAAAGTCTTGTTTTCCAGCGCCAGTGTCGGCATGGTGTTATTGCCACTGATGCTGTTCCACCAATTGCAATTGATGGTGTGTGCCGTGCTGGCGCAACGCTACGCTACGCGCAACGATAAGGAGGCATGA
- the otnI gene encoding 2-oxo-tetronate isomerase, whose product MPKFAANLSMMYAELPFMERFAAAAKDGFSAVEYLFPYEYAAADLAARLAESGLQQVLFNAPPGDWAAGERGIAAQPGREDEFKRGFERALEYARVLGNRQIHVMSGMIAPQFDMARQQAVYLSNLAHAALLASRENITVLIEPINTRDMPAYFLQRQEQAQRICEDIGVSHLQVQFDIYHCQIMEGDVSSKLQRDMHRPHAGIGHVQIAGVPARQEPDRGELNYPHLFALLDELDYRGWVGCEYRPRAGTSAGLAWLRPWLG is encoded by the coding sequence ATGCCGAAATTTGCCGCCAACCTGAGCATGATGTACGCGGAATTACCGTTCATGGAGCGCTTTGCTGCGGCTGCCAAAGATGGGTTTTCTGCGGTTGAATATTTGTTTCCGTATGAGTATGCTGCGGCCGATCTGGCGGCCCGTTTGGCTGAGTCGGGGCTGCAGCAGGTGCTGTTCAATGCCCCGCCAGGCGACTGGGCGGCCGGTGAGCGTGGCATCGCTGCACAGCCGGGGCGTGAGGATGAATTCAAGCGTGGCTTTGAGCGTGCGCTGGAGTATGCGCGTGTGCTCGGCAATCGGCAGATTCATGTGATGTCCGGTATGATTGCGCCGCAATTCGATATGGCGCGGCAACAGGCGGTGTATTTGAGTAATCTCGCGCATGCTGCCTTGTTGGCTTCGCGCGAAAACATCACGGTATTGATCGAGCCTATCAATACCCGCGACATGCCTGCTTATTTTTTGCAGCGCCAAGAGCAAGCTCAGCGTATTTGTGAAGACATCGGCGTCAGCCACTTGCAAGTGCAATTTGATATCTATCATTGTCAAATCATGGAGGGCGATGTCAGCAGTAAATTGCAACGCGATATGCACCGTCCGCATGCTGGTATTGGGCATGTACAGATTGCCGGTGTACCGGCGCGGCAAGAGCCTGATCGGGGCGAACTGAATTATCCGCACTTGTTTGCCTTGCTCGACGAATTGGATTATCGCGGTTGGGTCGGCTGTGAATATCGGCCGCGTGCCGGTACCTCGGCTGGGCTCGCTTGGTTGCGGCCTTGGTTGGGGTGA
- a CDS encoding FitA-like ribbon-helix-helix domain-containing protein: MTALTVRNLPDDLHRAMRMWAAQHGHKISYGYCVQRPSCA; this comes from the coding sequence ATGACAGCGCTGACAGTACGCAATCTGCCCGACGATCTGCATCGTGCAATGCGGATGTGGGCCGCGCAACATGGACACAAAATTTCTTATGGATATTGCGTACAACGACCGAGTTGCGCGTAA